Part of the uncultured Fusobacterium sp. genome is shown below.
TATCATATGTGGGACTATAATACTCCTATGGAAGAGATTATGGAAGGATTACATAATGTAATAAAAGCTGGAAAAGCTAGAGCTATAGGAATTTCCAATTGTTTTGCTTGGCAATTAGCTAAAGCTAACTATTTTGCTAGAGCTAATGGATTGACTGAATTTGTTTCTATGCAAGGGCATTATAATCTTATAGCTAGAGAAGAGGAAAGAGAGATGATCCCATTTTGTAATTCTGAAAATATAGCACTTACTCCATATAGTGCATTGGCTGGGGGACGTTTAGCTAAGCAAAAGAATGAAACATCTAAGAGGCTGATAGAAGATAGTTATGCTAAATTCAAATATGATAAAACAGCAGAGATTGACCAACTTATTATAAATAGAGTTACTGATCTTTCAAAAAAATATGGTGTTTCAATGACTGAGATTTCACTTGCTTGGTTGCTTACAAAAGTAACAGCACCAGTTGTTGGAGCAACAAAACTTTCACAAGTAGAAGGAATGGTAAAATCTCTTAATTTAAAACTAACAGATGAGGATATTAACTATTTAGAAGAACTTTATCTTCCACACTCTTTAGTAGGAGTAATGGCTCAAAATGGAAAACAAAAGGGTGGAAATGTAGTATAAGAGGTGAAACATGAAAAAAATTTTAATAATTTGTTTAGTGCTTATTTTATCAGTATTAGTTTATGGTGAAGAAAAAATGAAAAATAGAATAAAATTTAGTTTTAACAATAAGGAAATTATTGTTCTTTTAGAAGATAATAGTGCATCTAGAAGTTTATTAGCTCAATTACCTTTAGAAATAAAATTTGAAAATTATGGAAATACAGAGAAAATTAGTTATCTTCCTAAAAAATTAGATATTAGTGAAGCTCCAAAAAGTTGTACTCCTCAAATATATGATTTGACATATTATTCTCCATGGGGAAACCTTGCTTTTTTTACAGAAGATTTTAGATATTCAAATGGATTAGTTCCTTTGGGAAAAATTGAGATAGGATTTACAGAATTGAAAGATATAGATAAAATTGAAAATGTTAAAATAGAGAAAATAAATTAAAAAATAAAAAGGAGTTTAAAATGAATAAAATTGAAAATTTAAGTTTTGATGAGGAAAGAGCAT
Proteins encoded:
- a CDS encoding cyclophilin-like fold protein, producing MKKILIICLVLILSVLVYGEEKMKNRIKFSFNNKEIIVLLEDNSASRSLLAQLPLEIKFENYGNTEKISYLPKKLDISEAPKSCTPQIYDLTYYSPWGNLAFFTEDFRYSNGLVPLGKIEIGFTELKDIDKIENVKIEKIN
- a CDS encoding aldo/keto reductase — encoded protein: MKYKKLGNSDLIVSSICMGCMGFGDAQTGQHSWTINEEETRKIIKSALDLGINFFDTAPVYQNGTSEQFVGKALRDFAKREEYVIATKFTPRTVEEIEKNITGQKHIENYIDRSLKNLGLDYVDLYIYHMWDYNTPMEEIMEGLHNVIKAGKARAIGISNCFAWQLAKANYFARANGLTEFVSMQGHYNLIAREEEREMIPFCNSENIALTPYSALAGGRLAKQKNETSKRLIEDSYAKFKYDKTAEIDQLIINRVTDLSKKYGVSMTEISLAWLLTKVTAPVVGATKLSQVEGMVKSLNLKLTDEDINYLEELYLPHSLVGVMAQNGKQKGGNVV